The following are from one region of the Camarhynchus parvulus chromosome 3, STF_HiC, whole genome shotgun sequence genome:
- the RSAD2 gene encoding radical S-adenosyl methionine domain-containing protein 2, with protein MQLVLLARLLSVGRAVLAALRGRLGALCWSLAPLSLSLPLSLSLPGWRDSAPRQQREQEGDDAAPTPTSVNYHFTRQCNYKCGFCFHTAKTSFVLPLEEAKRGLAMLKEGGMEKINFSGGEPFLQDRGEFVGKLVQFCKQELELPSVSIVSNGSLIRKQWFEKYGEYLDILAISCDSFDEDVNVLIGRRQGKKNHVENLHKLRQWCREYAVAFKINSVINRFNVEEDMNEQIKALNPVRWKVFQCLLIEGENSGEDALREAEKFVISDEEFDRFLDRHKDVSCLVPESNQKMRDSYLILDEYMRFLNCRNGRKEPSKSILDVGVEAAIKFSGFDEKMFLKRGGKYVWSKADMKLDW; from the exons atgcagctggtcctgctggcccGGCTGCTGTCCGTCGGGCGGGCGGTGCTGGCGGCGCTGCGAGGGCGCCTGGGCGCgctgtgctggagcctggctcccctgtccctgtccctgcccctgtccctaTCCCTCCCCGGCTGGCGGGACTCAGCCCCCCGGCAGCAGCGGGAGCAGGAAGGGGACGACGCGGCCCCGACGCCCACCAGCGTCAATTATCACTTCACCCGGCAGTGCAACTACAAGTGCGGCTTCTGCTTCCACACGGCCAAGACCTCCTTCGTGCTGCCCCTGGAGGAGGCCAAGCGGGGGCTGGCGATGCTCAAGGAAGGAg GAATGGAGAAAATCAATTTCTCGGGAGGAGAACCATTTCTTCAGGACAGAGGCGAATTTGTAGGCAAACTGGTCCAGTTTTGCAAGCAGGAGTTGGAGCTCCCAAGTGTCAGCATTGTCAGCAATGGCAGCCTGATCAGAAAGCAGTGGTTCGAGAAGTACG GTGAATATTTAGATATTCTGGCAATTTCATGTGATAGTTTTGATGAGGATGTCAACGTTTTAATTGGCCGTCGTCAAGGAAAGAAGAACCATGTGGAAAATCTCCATAAACTGAGGCAGTGGTGCCGAGAGTAtgctgttgcttttaaaataaattcagtcaTCAACAGATTTAATGTTGAGGAAGATATGAATGAGCAGATCAAGGCACTGAACCCTGTGCGCTGGAAG GTATTCCAGTGCCTGCTTATCGAAGGGGAGAACAGTGGTGAGGATGCTctaagagaagcagaaaaatttgTTATCAGTGATGAAGAATTTGATCGATTCCTAGATCGCCATAAAGATGTCTCCTGCTTGGTACCTGAATCTAATCAGAAG ATGAGGGATTCATACCTCATTCTGGATGAATAT ATGCGTTTTCTAAACTGTAGAAATGGGCGGAAAGAACCTTCCAAGTCCATCCTGGATGTTGGTGTAGAAGCAGCTATAAAATTCAGTGGATTTGATGAGAAGATGTTCctaaaaagaggaggaaagtaTGTGTGGAGTAAAGCAGATATGAAACTGGACTGGTGA